Proteins encoded by one window of Pseudonocardia alni:
- a CDS encoding restriction endonuclease subunit S, whose translation MSRLANYIKQHVPDGVEYRTLAELGTWTGGITPSKGNPKYWERGTVPWVTSMDISATGGSEIRGLVSEAALRETSLRLVTGPSIAVVMRSNVLRRFLPIGYIGIATSMNQDLRLLTPIDGIDARYVFWVLRADSERIRRACVRTDGSMAAVNSKAFFEWRIPVPPLVVQREIAALLDAFARLEADLGAALEAEREGRRVQASHYRDRLLSFDQDIEWSTLGEIAEYTNGKAHERLVSDEGDVPLVTARFISRNGEANRFVQLKDVLTPASVGDTALVLSDLPNGRALARTFFVDRDAAYAINQRIARIRVRDTGRVAPRFLFHVLNRNPGLLKYDNGSDQTHLSKGQVTGLAFPLPPLPEQERIARILDRLAPLVEDLAETLDAERETRRQQFEYYRDKLLTFKEAAG comes from the coding sequence GTGAGTCGGCTCGCCAACTATATAAAGCAGCACGTACCCGATGGCGTTGAATACAGGACGCTGGCCGAACTCGGAACCTGGACGGGAGGAATTACGCCCTCGAAGGGCAACCCAAAATATTGGGAGCGCGGCACCGTCCCGTGGGTGACCTCGATGGACATCAGCGCGACGGGTGGCAGCGAAATCCGCGGGCTAGTCAGTGAGGCGGCGTTGAGGGAAACCTCGCTCCGATTGGTCACTGGCCCGTCGATCGCGGTAGTTATGCGTTCGAACGTCCTGCGGCGCTTCCTGCCGATTGGGTACATCGGCATCGCCACATCGATGAACCAGGATCTACGCCTGCTGACTCCGATCGATGGTATCGACGCCCGCTATGTCTTCTGGGTGCTGCGGGCTGACAGCGAGCGAATCCGCCGGGCCTGCGTCCGCACGGATGGCTCGATGGCAGCGGTTAACTCGAAGGCGTTCTTCGAGTGGCGGATTCCGGTGCCGCCGCTCGTGGTACAGCGTGAGATCGCGGCGTTGCTAGATGCTTTCGCGAGGCTCGAAGCCGACCTTGGGGCTGCGCTTGAGGCAGAGCGCGAGGGACGGAGAGTCCAGGCTAGCCACTACCGCGACAGGCTTCTGAGCTTTGATCAGGACATCGAATGGTCGACTCTCGGCGAGATCGCCGAGTACACAAACGGTAAGGCGCACGAGCGGCTAGTATCGGATGAAGGCGATGTCCCTCTGGTGACTGCGCGATTTATCTCGCGCAACGGAGAGGCGAATCGATTCGTGCAACTGAAGGACGTGCTCACCCCCGCATCGGTCGGCGACACAGCGCTCGTGCTAAGCGACCTGCCGAACGGCCGCGCATTGGCTCGGACTTTCTTCGTTGACCGAGACGCGGCGTATGCGATCAATCAACGAATTGCGCGCATTCGAGTTCGCGACACAGGCCGCGTCGCGCCAAGATTCCTGTTCCATGTACTGAATCGCAATCCGGGCCTTTTGAAGTACGACAATGGCTCTGACCAGACCCATCTCAGCAAGGGGCAGGTCACCGGCCTTGCGTTCCCCCTGCCTCCACTTCCCGAGCAAGAGCGAATCGCGCGGATCCTCGACCGCCTGGCCCCCCTGGTGGAGGACTTGGCCGAAACCCTCGACGCGGAGCGCGAAACTCGCCGACAGCAGTTCGAGTATTACCGCGACAAGCTCCTGACCTTCAAGGAGGCCGCCGGGTGA
- a CDS encoding FtsK/SpoIIIE domain-containing protein, translated as MNKRSSTATRINGPARHHAGRATRPPGREVQAAAWLLRHPGFVLAPLLGLGLAATFGPLGAGLTVTAAAAAVLVWWRVHPATFDRFAAPRLRSSWRRWTVYRGRRWAQLMSDTGLTREHRHTGDQLVPRVLRVRSSSPSIDTVYVRMVRGQDVAYWQEKASVLWEALIAHRVAITRHRPGVVAIVIEWELPFTRTIPAPDIPETVDDVDLRALEIGDNEHGQPFTASVVDGHRLVAGRTGSGKGSVLWGTLRSLGPCLRDGVARVWMVDLKGGVETEQGAPLFHRYATTMGEALELLTEFRDAMRDRQDWMRDNNIRRCTPSVETPVELLVIDEMAMLTAYGDRAGVRDALRLLAEIMTQGRASLFTVQGYLQEPSKDVLDVRELFTQRICLAVTAASHVDMVLGEGARERGALADEIPGDDRHAGVGFVIDHGSRLPVRFRAAYVTDDDIAELVQRCAPRDAQVIELTGDRGAA; from the coding sequence ATGAACAAGCGTAGTAGCACTGCAACCCGCATCAACGGCCCGGCCCGCCACCACGCGGGACGCGCCACCCGTCCGCCGGGCCGCGAGGTCCAGGCCGCCGCGTGGCTGCTCCGACACCCGGGCTTCGTCCTGGCGCCGCTGCTCGGACTCGGCCTGGCCGCGACCTTCGGCCCGCTCGGCGCCGGGCTCACCGTGACTGCCGCGGCCGCCGCCGTCCTCGTGTGGTGGCGGGTCCACCCGGCGACCTTCGACCGGTTCGCCGCCCCGCGGCTGCGGTCCTCGTGGCGCCGCTGGACGGTCTACCGCGGCCGACGCTGGGCCCAGCTCATGTCCGACACGGGACTGACCCGCGAGCACCGCCACACCGGAGACCAGCTCGTCCCCCGCGTCCTGCGGGTCCGCTCCTCCTCGCCGTCGATCGACACCGTCTACGTCCGCATGGTCCGCGGTCAGGACGTCGCCTACTGGCAGGAGAAGGCATCGGTCCTCTGGGAGGCGCTGATCGCCCACCGGGTCGCGATCACCCGGCACCGGCCGGGAGTCGTCGCGATCGTCATCGAATGGGAGCTGCCGTTCACCCGCACCATCCCGGCACCCGACATCCCCGAGACCGTCGACGACGTCGACCTGCGGGCGCTGGAGATCGGCGACAACGAGCACGGCCAGCCCTTCACCGCCTCCGTCGTCGACGGGCACCGCCTGGTCGCCGGCCGCACGGGCTCGGGCAAGGGGTCGGTCTTGTGGGGCACGCTGCGCTCCCTCGGTCCGTGTCTGCGCGACGGCGTCGCCCGGGTCTGGATGGTCGACCTCAAGGGCGGGGTGGAGACCGAGCAGGGCGCCCCGCTGTTCCACCGCTACGCCACCACAATGGGCGAGGCGCTGGAGCTGCTGACCGAGTTCCGCGACGCTATGCGCGACCGGCAGGACTGGATGCGCGACAACAACATCCGCCGCTGCACCCCATCGGTCGAGACACCGGTCGAGCTGCTGGTCATCGACGAGATGGCCATGCTCACCGCCTACGGCGACCGCGCGGGCGTCCGCGACGCCCTCCGGCTGCTCGCCGAGATCATGACCCAGGGCCGGGCGTCGCTGTTCACGGTGCAGGGCTACCTCCAGGAGCCCTCCAAGGACGTCCTCGACGTCCGCGAGCTGTTCACCCAACGGATCTGCCTGGCCGTCACCGCGGCCAGCCACGTCGACATGGTCCTCGGCGAAGGTGCCCGCGAGCGCGGAGCGCTGGCCGACGAGATCCCCGGCGACGACCGGCACGCCGGTGTCGGGTTCGTCATCGACCACGGCTCCCGCCTGCCCGTCCGCTTCCGCGCCGCCTACGTCACCGACGACGACATCGCCGAGCTGGTGCAGCGCTGCGCACCCCGCGACGCGCAGGTCATCGAGCTGACCGGGGATCGGGGCGCCGCCTGA
- a CDS encoding site-specific integrase has protein sequence MTARRSRGEGGLHWDESRQRWIATATLGFDGRGKRITRKASGTTKTAAKAKLRGILRDHEDGTTVSPGSYTVREAVHDWLAFGLSGRAPSTVSNYRTIAETHIVGQLGARRLRDLTADDVDRWMRAEARTVSTRTVRLMHSLLNRAVTHAMARDKVKRNVVSICTPPAGRTGRPSKSLTLEQETALLQAADASPLRAYIVLSLLTGARTEELRALRWGDVDLDGAPNATPPLPPSISVVRSVRIGGDTKTRRSRRRLGMPQRCVTVLRDHAIRPGADSAPDSLVFATRTGSEMDAHNVRRSFRKVAAAAGLNAAEWTPREMRHSFVSLLSDSGMPLEHISRLVGHSGTAITEAVYRQQLRPVLEHGATAMDDIFPVSG, from the coding sequence GTGACCGCCCGGAGGAGCCGTGGGGAGGGCGGTCTGCACTGGGACGAGTCCCGTCAACGCTGGATCGCCACCGCCACGCTCGGGTTCGACGGCAGAGGGAAGCGGATCACCCGCAAGGCCAGCGGGACCACCAAGACCGCGGCGAAGGCCAAGCTGCGCGGGATCCTGCGGGACCACGAGGACGGCACCACAGTCTCTCCCGGGAGCTACACGGTCCGGGAAGCGGTGCACGACTGGTTGGCATTCGGGCTGTCGGGCCGCGCGCCGTCGACGGTGTCGAACTACCGGACGATCGCCGAGACCCACATCGTCGGCCAGCTCGGAGCGCGACGGCTGCGCGACCTGACCGCCGACGACGTCGACCGGTGGATGCGGGCGGAAGCACGCACGGTCAGCACTCGCACGGTCCGGCTCATGCACTCGCTGCTCAACCGTGCGGTGACGCACGCGATGGCCCGGGACAAGGTGAAGCGCAACGTCGTCTCGATCTGCACTCCCCCGGCCGGTCGCACGGGCCGCCCGTCCAAGTCCCTCACCCTGGAACAGGAGACCGCGCTTCTCCAGGCCGCCGACGCCAGTCCGTTGCGGGCCTACATCGTCCTCTCGCTTCTCACCGGGGCTCGGACCGAGGAACTGCGTGCACTGCGCTGGGGAGACGTGGACCTCGACGGGGCTCCGAACGCGACTCCCCCGCTCCCGCCGTCGATCTCCGTCGTCAGATCGGTGCGGATCGGTGGGGACACCAAGACGCGGAGGTCCCGCCGTCGCCTCGGGATGCCGCAGCGCTGCGTCACCGTGCTCCGTGACCACGCGATCCGACCCGGAGCTGACAGCGCGCCCGACTCGCTGGTCTTCGCCACCAGAACCGGATCGGAGATGGACGCGCACAACGTCCGCCGATCGTTCCGCAAGGTCGCTGCCGCCGCCGGCCTGAACGCGGCCGAGTGGACCCCCCGGGAGATGCGGCACAGCTTCGTCTCGCTGCTCTCGGACTCCGGAATGCCACTGGAGCACATCTCGCGGCTGGTCGGGCACAGCGGGACTGCCATCACCGAGGCTGTCTACCGGCAGCAGCTCCGGCCCGTTCTCGAACACGGCGCTACTGCGATGGACGACATCTTCCCAGTCAGTGGCTGA
- a CDS encoding LuxR C-terminal-related transcriptional regulator gives MAVAPLGTVLIIDDHELVGSSLALALRAEGEPASFRPAHSHVDVHRAVAGVEPGLLVLDLDVGRDAEGRRIDTIPLIPGLRAQGWRVLVLSGSSSPTRIGAALHQGGFTWVSKTASMPALVVAIREARVGRSLLHTTHRDELVQRYVEWDRRQRAVRGRIATLTRREREVLELLAGGVRAHAIAEHFVVSLPTVRTQVRAVLAKLDVGSQLEAVALVRSVDATDDTPGGTLPWVR, from the coding sequence GTGGCGGTCGCACCGCTCGGGACGGTGCTGATCATCGACGACCACGAGCTCGTCGGGTCGTCGTTGGCGCTGGCCCTGCGCGCGGAGGGCGAACCGGCCTCGTTCCGCCCCGCGCACTCGCACGTCGACGTGCACCGCGCCGTCGCCGGGGTCGAGCCCGGACTGCTGGTCCTCGACCTGGACGTCGGACGCGACGCCGAGGGCCGCCGGATCGACACCATCCCGCTCATCCCGGGGCTGCGCGCCCAGGGGTGGCGGGTTCTCGTGCTCTCGGGCAGCTCCAGCCCCACCCGGATCGGCGCGGCCCTGCACCAGGGCGGCTTCACCTGGGTGTCGAAGACGGCCTCGATGCCCGCACTGGTCGTCGCGATCCGGGAGGCCCGCGTCGGGCGGTCGCTGCTGCACACCACCCACCGCGACGAGCTCGTGCAGCGCTACGTCGAGTGGGACCGCCGTCAGCGCGCCGTCCGCGGACGCATCGCGACCCTGACCCGCCGCGAGCGGGAGGTCCTCGAACTGCTCGCCGGCGGGGTGCGGGCGCACGCCATCGCCGAGCACTTCGTCGTGTCGCTCCCGACGGTCCGTACGCAGGTCAGGGCAGTGCTCGCGAAGCTCGACGTCGGGTCGCAGCTGGAGGCCGTCGCGCTCGTACGCAGCGTCGACGCCACGGACGACACCCCCGGTGGGACGCTGCCGTGGGTACGGTAA
- a CDS encoding helix-turn-helix domain-containing protein: protein MTTNERLRGSIVAARLHPTGLAERIGVDPKTVERWITKGRLPHRTHRVAVAGALEVDEAYLWPEILGQRVTQSASVAELLELHPTRASVPHDTWQQLYGSAREAMDILTYAGSFLFEQHEITEVLRTKSREGVRCRFLIGDETSDAVRLRAEEEGTSGGLEGRIQLHRRYLRDVVGLPGIEVRTHGTTLYNSLFRFDQDLLVNGHAYGAPAGHSPVMHLRRVPGGRMWEHFMRSFEEVWDSGTPIEK from the coding sequence ATGACCACGAACGAACGGCTCCGTGGCTCGATCGTCGCGGCCCGCCTGCACCCCACCGGACTGGCTGAGCGCATCGGCGTGGACCCGAAGACGGTCGAACGCTGGATCACCAAGGGACGCCTGCCGCACCGCACGCACCGGGTCGCGGTGGCCGGCGCCCTGGAGGTCGACGAGGCGTACCTCTGGCCGGAGATCCTGGGACAGCGGGTGACCCAGTCCGCGAGCGTCGCCGAGCTCCTGGAGCTCCACCCGACCCGGGCGTCGGTCCCGCACGACACCTGGCAGCAGCTCTACGGCTCCGCCCGCGAGGCGATGGACATCCTGACCTACGCCGGGTCGTTCCTGTTCGAGCAGCACGAGATCACCGAAGTGCTGCGTACCAAGTCCCGCGAGGGCGTGCGCTGCCGCTTCCTGATCGGCGACGAGACCTCCGACGCGGTCCGCCTGCGTGCCGAGGAGGAGGGCACCAGCGGCGGCCTGGAGGGACGCATCCAGCTCCACCGGCGCTACCTGCGCGACGTCGTCGGGCTGCCCGGCATCGAGGTCCGCACCCACGGCACGACGCTCTACAACTCGCTGTTCCGGTTCGACCAGGACCTGCTCGTCAACGGCCACGCCTACGGTGCCCCGGCCGGACACTCCCCGGTCATGCACCTGCGCCGTGTCCCTGGTGGACGGATGTGGGAGCACTTCATGCGCTCGTTCGAGGAGGTCTGGGACTCGGGAACGCCCATCGAGAAGTGA
- a CDS encoding type I restriction-modification system subunit M, producing the protein MASPTKETQRAELHKTIWRIANDLRGSVDGWDFKSYVLGILFYRFISENLTAYLNRLEREAGDADFDYRLLGDKDAEFGRKDTVDEKGFYILPSELFANVRACAAADENLNETLARVFKNIEGSAMGTASEDDLKGLFDDLDVNSAKLGNTVARRNEKLVKLLDAIGDLNLGSEFTEHTIDAFGDAYEYLMTMYASSAGKSGGEFFTPQEVSELLARITVVGKTAVNKVYDPACGSGSLLLKFAKVLGKDNVRQGFFGQEINLTTYNLARINMFLHDVNYEKFDIAHGDTLLEPAYWDDEPFEAIVSNPPYSVRWEGDANPLLINDPRYAPAGVLAPKSKADLAFTMHMLSWLAVNGTAAIVEFPGALYRRGAEKKIRQYLIDNNYVDAVIQLPPDLFFGTTIATCILVLKKSKKDSSVLFIDASAEFTRIGIKNKLTVDHQQKILDAFSARHDNDRFAKLASHEEIKANDYNLSVSSFVANEDSRVAVDITSLTADLAQIVARQQMLREQIDVIIAGVEGDSP; encoded by the coding sequence ATGGCGAGTCCAACCAAGGAGACGCAGCGCGCGGAGCTCCACAAAACCATCTGGCGCATCGCCAACGACCTGCGCGGCAGCGTCGACGGCTGGGACTTCAAGAGCTACGTCCTCGGCATCCTGTTCTACCGCTTTATCTCCGAAAACCTCACCGCCTACCTCAACCGCCTAGAGCGCGAGGCGGGGGACGCCGACTTCGACTACCGCCTGCTAGGCGATAAGGACGCTGAGTTCGGCCGCAAGGACACGGTCGACGAGAAGGGCTTCTACATTCTGCCCAGCGAGCTGTTCGCCAACGTTCGGGCTTGTGCCGCAGCCGATGAGAACCTGAACGAGACGCTAGCCCGCGTGTTCAAGAACATCGAAGGCTCCGCGATGGGTACCGCGAGCGAAGACGACCTCAAGGGCCTGTTCGACGACCTCGATGTCAACAGCGCCAAGTTGGGCAACACGGTGGCGCGCCGCAACGAAAAGCTCGTAAAGCTGCTCGACGCGATTGGCGATCTCAACCTCGGCAGTGAGTTCACCGAGCACACGATCGACGCCTTCGGCGACGCCTACGAGTACCTGATGACCATGTACGCCTCCAGCGCCGGCAAGTCCGGAGGCGAGTTCTTCACCCCGCAGGAGGTCTCGGAACTCCTGGCACGGATAACGGTCGTCGGCAAGACCGCCGTCAACAAGGTCTACGACCCCGCCTGTGGCTCGGGTTCACTGCTGCTGAAGTTCGCCAAGGTGCTCGGCAAGGACAACGTCCGCCAGGGCTTCTTCGGTCAGGAGATCAACCTGACCACCTACAACCTGGCGCGCATCAACATGTTCCTTCACGATGTGAACTACGAGAAGTTCGACATCGCGCACGGCGACACGCTGCTTGAGCCCGCCTATTGGGACGACGAGCCCTTCGAAGCGATCGTGTCCAACCCGCCGTACTCGGTCAGGTGGGAAGGTGATGCCAACCCACTCCTGATCAACGACCCGCGCTACGCGCCGGCCGGTGTGCTCGCGCCGAAGTCCAAAGCGGACCTGGCGTTCACGATGCACATGCTCAGTTGGCTTGCCGTCAACGGTACCGCAGCCATCGTCGAGTTCCCAGGAGCGCTCTACCGGCGCGGAGCGGAGAAGAAGATCCGCCAGTACCTGATCGACAACAACTACGTCGACGCGGTCATCCAGTTGCCTCCGGACCTCTTCTTCGGCACGACCATCGCCACCTGCATCCTGGTGCTCAAGAAGTCCAAGAAGGACAGCTCGGTGCTGTTCATCGACGCTTCGGCCGAGTTCACACGCATCGGCATCAAGAACAAGCTCACAGTGGACCACCAGCAGAAGATCCTCGACGCTTTCAGTGCCAGGCATGACAACGACCGCTTCGCCAAACTGGCCTCGCACGAAGAGATCAAGGCCAATGACTATAACCTCTCGGTGTCGTCCTTTGTTGCGAACGAAGACTCGCGGGTTGCGGTGGACATCACGTCGTTGACCGCCGATCTTGCTCAGATCGTGGCTCGGCAACAAATGCTTCGGGAGCAGATCGACGTGATCATTGCCGGGGTGGAGGGCGACAGCCCGTGA
- a CDS encoding replication initiator: MTATTTTQHEHELSHLLRSSGFQTWRREVTAIGGCAAPIHLTGSSRIYDRATGTVLTERDGDILAPCGNRRASVCPACSDRYASDAYHLIRSGMAGGKGVPDTAAAHPRVFATLTAPSFGPVHTRRITARGLVIPCRCGDKHHRDDPRVGTALDPDTYNYVGAVLWQAHVGKLWDRFAIRLRRTLAAMLGIKVRDFRDHARLSYAKVAEYQRRGLVHFHAVVRLDGPDGPWTTPPAGLTADGLNAAIRDAARTVSLVVDRPDGVPLALAWGSQVDVRPITSTTAATLENDDGEITDSALAAYVAKYATKGTGKSEATDRPIRDIAHVRHLDITAHHRRLIETAWELGGREEYEDLNLRRWAHMLGFRGHFLTKSRAYSTTFGAIRGDRRTYRLGETLAALDTPAEPGSVLMVNDWAVVHIGHRNDAEREIALGIAERRREQRRTSSTQPTEYGRTS; this comes from the coding sequence ATGACGGCTACCACGACCACCCAGCACGAGCACGAGCTGTCACACCTGCTCCGATCCTCCGGCTTCCAGACCTGGCGCCGCGAGGTCACCGCCATCGGCGGCTGCGCCGCCCCCATCCACCTCACCGGCTCGTCGCGGATCTACGACCGCGCCACCGGCACCGTCCTCACCGAACGCGACGGCGACATCCTCGCCCCCTGCGGCAACCGACGCGCCTCGGTCTGCCCCGCGTGCTCGGACCGCTACGCCTCCGACGCCTACCACCTCATCCGCTCCGGCATGGCAGGCGGCAAAGGCGTCCCCGACACCGCCGCCGCACACCCGCGGGTGTTCGCCACGCTCACCGCACCGTCGTTCGGTCCCGTCCACACCCGACGGATCACCGCCCGCGGGCTCGTCATCCCCTGCCGCTGCGGGGACAAGCACCACCGCGACGACCCGCGCGTCGGGACCGCGCTCGACCCCGACACCTACAACTACGTCGGCGCCGTCCTGTGGCAGGCCCACGTAGGAAAACTGTGGGACCGGTTCGCAATCCGGCTGCGCCGCACCCTCGCCGCGATGCTCGGCATCAAGGTCCGCGACTTCCGCGACCACGCCCGCCTGTCCTACGCCAAGGTCGCCGAGTACCAACGCCGCGGACTCGTCCACTTCCACGCCGTCGTCCGCCTCGACGGCCCCGACGGTCCGTGGACCACCCCACCCGCCGGCCTCACCGCCGACGGGCTCAACGCCGCGATCCGGGACGCTGCGCGCACCGTCTCACTCGTCGTCGACCGGCCCGACGGCGTCCCGCTGGCACTCGCGTGGGGCTCGCAGGTCGACGTCCGCCCCATCACCTCCACCACCGCAGCCACGCTGGAGAACGACGACGGCGAGATCACCGACTCAGCCCTGGCCGCCTACGTCGCCAAGTACGCCACCAAGGGCACCGGCAAGTCCGAAGCCACCGACCGACCCATCCGCGACATCGCCCACGTCCGCCACCTCGACATCACCGCGCACCACCGACGGCTCATCGAGACCGCGTGGGAGCTCGGCGGACGCGAGGAGTACGAGGACCTGAATCTGCGCCGGTGGGCACACATGCTCGGGTTCCGCGGCCACTTCCTCACCAAGTCCCGCGCCTACTCCACGACCTTCGGTGCGATCCGCGGCGACCGACGCACCTACCGGCTCGGGGAGACCTTGGCCGCACTCGACACCCCGGCCGAGCCCGGGTCAGTGCTGATGGTCAACGACTGGGCCGTCGTCCACATCGGACACCGCAACGACGCCGAACGAGAGATCGCACTCGGCATCGCCGAACGACGACGCGAGCAACGCCGCACCAGTAGCACCCAGCCCACCGAGTACGGGAGGACGTCATGA
- a CDS encoding DUF5995 family protein: MTATIETPSGEGTAPAGRARVATLLATPPETIDGVVAHLEHLQEIVECEYGPGDGVASFNRLYLRITRGIRDQLDDDLFADRDFLVRLDVEFARRYFRALYAEATGGTPPRSWGVLLERRHHDRISPAEYAVVGVNAHVNFDLAPAVVRTCTVLGRGTPGPAERADYRAVNDVFSLHMVRLLDGFDRKDPGETSLSEQLLGCVADVPVVLARDVAWRQALELWELRSRPMEYENEVAALDRRTALLGRGLLTLGALT; the protein is encoded by the coding sequence ATGACGGCCACCATCGAGACGCCCTCCGGCGAGGGGACGGCCCCGGCGGGCCGGGCGCGCGTCGCGACGCTGCTCGCGACGCCACCGGAGACGATCGACGGCGTCGTCGCGCACCTGGAGCACCTCCAGGAGATCGTCGAGTGCGAGTACGGACCCGGCGACGGCGTCGCCTCGTTCAACCGGCTCTACCTGCGCATCACCCGCGGCATCCGGGACCAGCTCGACGACGACCTGTTCGCCGACCGGGACTTCCTGGTCCGGCTCGACGTCGAGTTCGCCCGCCGCTACTTCCGGGCCCTGTACGCCGAGGCGACCGGGGGGACCCCGCCGCGGTCCTGGGGGGTGCTGCTGGAACGCCGCCACCACGACCGGATCTCCCCGGCGGAGTACGCGGTGGTCGGGGTGAACGCGCACGTCAACTTCGATCTGGCGCCCGCGGTCGTGCGTACCTGCACGGTCCTCGGGCGCGGTACCCCCGGCCCGGCCGAGCGGGCCGACTACCGGGCCGTGAACGACGTGTTCTCGCTGCACATGGTCCGCCTGCTCGACGGCTTCGACCGGAAGGACCCCGGCGAGACCTCGCTGTCCGAGCAGCTGCTCGGCTGCGTCGCCGACGTCCCGGTGGTGCTGGCCCGTGACGTCGCCTGGCGGCAGGCCCTCGAGCTGTGGGAGCTCCGCTCCCGGCCGATGGAGTACGAGAACGAGGTCGCGGCGCTCGACCGCCGGACCGCGCTCCTGGGGCGTGGCCTGCTCACGCTGGGAGCCCTGACGTGA
- a CDS encoding helix-turn-helix domain-containing protein codes for MTGKELHRVTDAMVVLSLSRSVIYEQLRSGRLRSVRVGRTRLIPASAIAEYIALLEREAADTDDYRAAS; via the coding sequence ATGACCGGCAAGGAACTGCACCGCGTGACCGACGCGATGGTTGTTCTCTCCCTGAGCCGCAGCGTGATCTACGAGCAGCTCCGCAGTGGCCGCCTCCGGTCTGTCCGCGTGGGGCGGACCCGGCTCATCCCGGCGTCGGCGATCGCCGAGTACATCGCTCTCCTGGAGCGTGAAGCCGCCGACACCGACGACTACCGGGCCGCGTCGTGA
- a CDS encoding HD domain-containing protein yields MPETPTPGEARSLARQLLEPLHRRWAHVQAVAEKALELSPAVDEQDRELLVVAAWLHDIGYSPDVRDTGSHQIDGAAYLERMGYPDRLCALVAHHSAASYEVAHRGLADRLAYWECERSPVSDALWTADMTTGPAGQRMGYPERLEEILERYEPDSVVARAMTAARTSIEIAIDETMIRLERAKFS; encoded by the coding sequence ATGCCTGAGACGCCGACGCCCGGTGAGGCCCGTTCCCTCGCCCGACAGCTCCTCGAACCGCTGCACCGCCGCTGGGCCCACGTCCAGGCCGTGGCGGAGAAGGCACTCGAGCTGTCTCCTGCGGTCGACGAGCAGGATCGCGAGCTGCTGGTCGTCGCGGCGTGGCTGCACGACATCGGCTACTCCCCCGACGTCCGCGACACAGGCAGCCACCAGATCGACGGCGCCGCCTACCTGGAGCGCATGGGCTACCCGGACCGCCTGTGCGCCCTTGTCGCCCACCACTCCGCGGCCTCCTACGAGGTGGCTCACCGCGGCCTCGCCGACCGCCTGGCCTACTGGGAGTGCGAGCGGTCCCCGGTCTCCGATGCGCTCTGGACCGCGGACATGACGACCGGCCCCGCTGGGCAGCGGATGGGCTACCCGGAGCGCCTGGAGGAGATCCTGGAGCGCTACGAGCCGGACTCGGTGGTGGCGCGGGCGATGACGGCGGCACGGACGTCGATCGAGATCGCGATCGACGAGACGATGATCCGGCTGGAGCGGGCCAAGTTCAGTTGA
- a CDS encoding NUDIX hydrolase, with amino-acid sequence MGRIDYFHDPDAPQANSIVPSTTAAVRDDRGRLLMIHKIDNDKWALPGGGMDLGESIADAAVREVAEETGLSVEITGLVGIYTDPGHVMAYDDGEVRQQFSVCFHARPTGGTLREDGTETKAAKWVEPADIDGLTIHPSMRRRIDDALRGDPTPQIN; translated from the coding sequence ATGGGCCGCATCGACTACTTCCACGACCCCGACGCCCCGCAGGCGAACAGCATCGTCCCGTCGACCACCGCCGCCGTACGCGACGACCGCGGGCGGCTGCTCATGATCCACAAGATCGACAACGACAAGTGGGCCCTGCCCGGCGGCGGCATGGACCTGGGGGAGTCGATCGCCGACGCAGCCGTGCGCGAGGTCGCCGAGGAGACCGGGCTGTCGGTCGAGATCACCGGGCTCGTCGGGATCTACACCGACCCCGGCCACGTCATGGCCTACGACGACGGCGAGGTCCGCCAGCAGTTCTCCGTGTGCTTCCACGCCCGCCCCACCGGAGGCACGCTGCGCGAGGACGGCACCGAGACCAAGGCCGCCAAGTGGGTCGAGCCCGCCGACATCGACGGCCTCACGATCCACCCGTCCATGCGCCGGCGGATCGACGACGCGCTACGCGGCGACCCCACCCCTCAGATCAACTGA